A region from the Microcella frigidaquae genome encodes:
- the rsgA gene encoding ribosome small subunit-dependent GTPase A: MSWLPPDDDPDDPYGQFDESQVRSRPNPKANRPRSKQRPAHDDAVVGRVVTVDRGRYLCLVDEDAPAERSVITTRARELRSTAIVTGDRVDLVGDTSGAEGSLARIVRVHERRTLLRRSADDTDAVERIIVANADQLMIVVAAANPEPRPRLLDRYLVAAFDAGIEPLLVMTKTDLADPAPFLAQFRGLDLRVVESRSDDPPIAALMALLADRTTVAVGHSGVGKSTLVNALVPDAHRATGVVNAVTGRGRHTSSSTVSLRLPGGGWIIDTPGVRSFGLGHVDTANILRAFGDLAVVGERCPRGCTHLPDAPDCAIVEAVAAAELGAHGAERLDSLQRLLATLLPGAGRAGADTLNA, encoded by the coding sequence ATGAGCTGGCTGCCGCCCGACGACGACCCGGACGACCCGTACGGGCAGTTCGACGAGTCGCAGGTGAGATCGCGCCCCAACCCGAAGGCGAACCGGCCCCGCTCGAAGCAGCGGCCCGCCCATGACGACGCCGTGGTCGGCCGCGTCGTCACCGTCGACCGCGGGCGCTACCTCTGCCTCGTCGACGAGGATGCCCCCGCCGAGCGCTCCGTCATCACCACCCGCGCCCGCGAGCTGCGCTCGACCGCGATCGTCACCGGCGATCGGGTCGACCTGGTCGGTGACACCAGCGGGGCCGAGGGCTCGCTGGCCCGCATCGTGCGCGTGCACGAGCGCCGCACCCTGCTGCGCCGCAGCGCCGACGACACCGACGCCGTCGAGCGGATCATCGTCGCGAACGCCGATCAGCTGATGATCGTCGTCGCCGCCGCCAACCCCGAGCCGCGGCCCCGCCTGCTCGACCGGTACCTGGTGGCCGCCTTCGACGCGGGCATCGAGCCGCTGCTGGTGATGACGAAGACCGACCTCGCCGACCCCGCCCCGTTCCTCGCGCAGTTCCGCGGGCTCGACCTCCGAGTGGTCGAGAGCCGCTCCGATGACCCGCCCATCGCCGCGCTCATGGCGCTGCTGGCCGATCGCACCACCGTCGCCGTCGGGCATTCCGGTGTCGGCAAGTCGACCCTCGTCAACGCGCTCGTGCCCGACGCGCACCGGGCGACCGGCGTCGTCAACGCGGTCACCGGGCGCGGCCGCCACACCTCGTCCTCGACAGTGTCGCTCCGCCTGCCAGGCGGCGGCTGGATCATCGACACCCCCGGCGTCCGGTCGTTCGGGCTCGGCCACGTCGACACCGCCAACATCCTGCGCGCCTTCGGCGACCTGGCCGTGGTCGGCGAACGCTGCCCGCGCGGCTGCACGCACCTGCCCGACGCTCCCGACTGCGCGATCGTGGAGGCCGTGGCCGCCGCCGAGCTCGGCGCGCACGGGGCCGAGCGGCTCGACTCGCTGCAGCGGCTGCTGGCCACCCTGCTGCCCGGCGCGGGCCGGGCGGGCGCGGATACGCTGAACGCGTGA
- the aroA gene encoding 3-phosphoshikimate 1-carboxyvinyltransferase has protein sequence MQVFTYSGARFSPYGDEQRPGDSAALPDDGDWLAPRATGPLAARVSLPGSKSLTNRELVLSALADGPSLLRRPLHSRDSMLMIEALRSLGVQIEQVAGDGAYGPDLRITPPAELSGSTSIDCGLAGTVMRFLPPVAALALGPVAFDGDEAARRRPMRTTIDSLRALGVDVNDDGRGTLPFSLWGAGAVRGGEIAIDASASSQFVSGLLLAAPRFTEGLVLRHTGERLPSMPHIEMTVAALADRGVTVESPEPGVWVVPSAPIRAREVAIEPDLSNAAPFLVAAVVAGGTVAVEGWPTSTTQVGADLETLLPRFGATVRREGDALIVDGGAGLLGGARVPGVDLDLSTGGELAPALVALAALASSPSTITGIGHLRGHETDRLAALAAEITGLGGACTELDEGLALEPRPLHGGPWRAHEDHRMATAGAIIGLAVDGVRVDDIGSTAKTLPQFPELWHGMLDQGADPA, from the coding sequence ATGCAGGTCTTCACGTATTCCGGCGCCCGGTTCTCGCCCTACGGCGACGAGCAGCGCCCCGGCGACTCCGCGGCCCTCCCCGACGACGGCGATTGGCTCGCCCCGCGCGCGACGGGCCCGCTCGCCGCCCGCGTCAGCCTGCCGGGCTCGAAGAGCCTGACCAACCGCGAGCTCGTGCTGTCGGCCCTCGCCGACGGCCCCTCGCTGCTGCGCCGACCGCTGCACTCGCGCGACTCGATGCTCATGATCGAGGCACTGCGCTCGCTGGGTGTGCAGATCGAGCAGGTCGCCGGCGACGGTGCGTACGGTCCCGACCTGCGCATCACCCCGCCGGCCGAGCTGTCGGGCAGCACCTCGATCGACTGCGGACTCGCTGGCACGGTGATGCGGTTCCTGCCCCCCGTGGCCGCGCTCGCGCTCGGGCCCGTCGCGTTCGACGGCGACGAGGCCGCGCGCCGACGGCCGATGCGCACGACGATCGACTCGCTGCGCGCGCTGGGCGTCGACGTGAACGACGACGGCCGTGGAACCCTGCCGTTCAGCCTCTGGGGCGCCGGAGCCGTGCGCGGCGGTGAGATCGCGATCGACGCATCGGCCTCGAGCCAGTTCGTGTCGGGGCTGCTGCTGGCCGCGCCGCGCTTCACGGAGGGGCTCGTGCTGCGGCACACCGGCGAGCGTCTGCCGTCGATGCCGCACATCGAGATGACGGTCGCCGCTCTCGCCGATCGCGGGGTCACTGTCGAGAGCCCTGAGCCGGGCGTCTGGGTCGTGCCGTCCGCCCCGATCCGCGCCCGCGAGGTCGCGATCGAGCCGGACCTCTCGAACGCCGCGCCTTTCCTCGTTGCGGCCGTCGTCGCCGGCGGCACCGTCGCCGTCGAGGGCTGGCCTACGAGCACGACGCAGGTGGGGGCCGACCTCGAGACTCTTCTCCCCCGGTTCGGGGCGACCGTGCGGCGCGAGGGCGATGCGCTCATCGTCGACGGCGGGGCGGGGCTGCTGGGCGGAGCCCGCGTGCCCGGCGTCGACCTCGACCTGTCGACCGGCGGCGAGCTCGCTCCCGCCCTGGTCGCCCTCGCCGCGCTCGCCAGCAGCCCGAGCACGATCACGGGCATCGGTCACCTGCGCGGCCACGAGACCGACCGGCTGGCCGCGCTCGCGGCCGAGATCACCGGGCTCGGCGGTGCGTGCACCGAGCTCGACGAGGGGCTCGCCCTCGAGCCGCGTCCGCTGCACGGCGGGCCGTGGCGCGCCCACGAGGACCACCGCATGGCGACTGCCGGCGCGATCATCGGCCTGGCCGTCGACGGGGTGCGGGTCGACGACATCGGCTCGACCGCGAAGACCCTCCCCCAGTTCCCCGAGTTGTGGCACGGGATGCTCGACCAGGGCGCCGACCCCGCATGA
- a CDS encoding sigma-70 family RNA polymerase sigma factor encodes MTTLLLDAPRAAAAENPSLDSRAMADTTAELAERRRLFEEQALPFMDQLYGAAMRMTKNPADAADLVQETFVKAFAAFGQFEQGTNLKAWLYRILTNTFINVYRKKQRDPYQGTIDDLEDWQLGGAESATSSASRSAEAEAIDRMPASAVKDALQAIPEDFRLAVYLADVEGFAYQEIADIMKTPVGTVMSRLHRGRRLLRELLADYARERGMTASTAPTRRSTR; translated from the coding sequence ATGACGACGCTGCTGCTGGATGCTCCGCGCGCGGCCGCTGCCGAGAACCCCTCGCTAGACTCGCGGGCGATGGCTGACACGACCGCTGAGCTCGCCGAGCGCCGCCGCCTCTTCGAGGAGCAGGCGCTGCCCTTCATGGACCAGCTCTACGGTGCGGCCATGCGGATGACCAAGAATCCCGCCGACGCCGCGGACCTCGTGCAGGAGACCTTCGTGAAGGCCTTCGCCGCGTTCGGGCAGTTCGAGCAGGGCACGAACCTCAAGGCGTGGCTCTACCGGATTCTCACCAACACGTTCATCAACGTGTACCGGAAGAAGCAGCGCGACCCCTATCAGGGCACGATCGACGACCTGGAGGACTGGCAGCTCGGCGGGGCCGAGTCAGCCACCTCCAGCGCCTCGCGCTCGGCCGAGGCCGAGGCGATCGACCGCATGCCCGCGAGCGCGGTCAAGGACGCCCTGCAGGCGATCCCCGAGGACTTCCGCCTGGCCGTCTACCTCGCCGACGTCGAGGGATTCGCCTACCAGGAGATCGCCGACATCATGAAGACCCCCGTCGGCACCGTCATGAGCCGGCTGCACCGTGGCCGCCGGCTGCTGCGCGAGCTGCTCGCCGACTACGCGCGCGAGCGCGGGATGACCGCGAGCACCGCCCCGACCCGAAGGAGCACTCGATGA
- a CDS encoding zf-HC2 domain-containing protein has product MTDCGCDKAKAELEEFLHNELSPQQCQDIRDHMANCDDCSAEHLVGVTLTTKVKEACQEKAPSELRDMILGSIERLDAR; this is encoded by the coding sequence ATGACCGACTGCGGCTGCGACAAGGCCAAGGCGGAGCTCGAGGAGTTCCTGCACAACGAGCTGAGCCCTCAGCAGTGCCAGGACATCCGCGACCACATGGCGAACTGCGACGACTGCTCGGCCGAGCACCTCGTCGGCGTCACCCTGACCACGAAGGTCAAGGAGGCGTGCCAGGAGAAGGCGCCCAGCGAGCTGCGCGACATGATCCTCGGCTCGATCGAGCGGCTGGACGCCCGCTAG
- a CDS encoding multifunctional oxoglutarate decarboxylase/oxoglutarate dehydrogenase thiamine pyrophosphate-binding subunit/dihydrolipoyllysine-residue succinyltransferase subunit — protein sequence MSSQVTGVGPDGNAAGEFGANEWLVDELYEQYKVDKNSVDPSWWPILEKYHASTTGGAAAVNEAPAAASVAPAPAAPAETAPAPAAASAPVAASAPVASSPATGSHPVARTTSIAPQPTPIPAQAPAPAGPAHVDADGDGELDDIVTPLKGMAKTLASNMDASLAVPTATSVRTIPAKLMIDNRIVINNHLKRARGGKVSFTHLIAWAMVRALREFPSQNVYYDEIDGKPVVVTPAHINLGIAIDLPKPDGTRALMVPGIKKCESMGFGDFLVAYEDVVKRARDNKLVAGDFQGNTISLTNPGGIGTVHSVPRLMKGQGAIIGAGALEYPAEFQGMSQATLADLGIGKTVTLTSTYDHRVIQGAGSGEFLKKVHELLIGERNFYEDIFADLRIPYDPIHWAQDIHVDLADEINKTARVHELINAYRVRGHLMADVDPLEYRQRSHPDLDISSHGLTFWDLDREFVTGGFGGRRTMLLREILGVLRDTYCRTVGIEYMHIQEPEQRRWFQERLEKPYQKPTHDEQMRILGKLNQAEAFETFLQTKYVGQKRFSLEGGESVIPLLDEVLQGAAEQGLDEVAIGMAHRGRLNVLANIAGKTYGQIFREFEGTQDPKSVQGSGDVKYHLGTEGVFTAMTGQQVAVSLAANPSHLEAVNGVLEGIVRAKQDRKGDGSFSTMAVLVHGDAAMAGQGVVLETLQLSQLRAYRTGGTIHVVINNQVGFTTPPGEGRSSTYSTDVAKTIQAPIFHVNGDDPEAVVRVAEIAFAYRQHFNRDVVIDLVCYRRRGHNEGDDPSMTQPLMYNLIEAKRSVRTLYTEALVGRGDITEEEFEAAHRDFQDRLEVAFAETHAAQTGTLPVVGGTATQHPDDGVAEPESTAVDVAVIRHIGDAHDNMPAGFTVHGKLQAMLKKRVEMSRDGQIDWGFGELLALGSLLMEGTPVRMAGQDSRRGTFVQRHAVLHDRVNGQEWLPLANLSESQAKFWIYDSLLSEYAAMGFEYGYSVERPDALVLWEAQFGDFANGAQTIIDEFISSAEQKWNQRSSVVLLLPHGYEGQGPDHSSARIERFLQLAAEENMTIARPSTPASYFHLLRRQAYARPRRPLVVFTPKAMLRLRGATSEIADFTNGRFEPVIDDVTVTDAGAVRRVLLHAGKIHYDLKSEIEKRGTTGTALVRLEQYYPLPEAQLRAALDRYPNAEVVWVQDEPENQGAWPFLALETQKRGMKPMRVVSRPASASPATGSTKRSAQEHADIMDAALA from the coding sequence GTGTCAAGCCAAGTGACCGGAGTCGGCCCTGACGGCAACGCCGCGGGCGAATTCGGGGCCAACGAGTGGCTCGTGGACGAGCTGTACGAGCAGTACAAGGTCGACAAGAACAGCGTCGACCCGTCGTGGTGGCCCATTCTCGAGAAGTACCACGCCTCCACGACCGGCGGCGCGGCCGCAGTGAACGAGGCCCCGGCAGCGGCATCCGTCGCCCCCGCGCCAGCGGCACCCGCCGAGACAGCACCGGCCCCCGCGGCCGCCAGCGCGCCGGTGGCCGCCAGCGCGCCGGTGGCGAGTTCCCCCGCGACCGGCAGCCACCCGGTGGCCCGCACGACCTCGATCGCCCCGCAGCCGACGCCGATCCCCGCGCAGGCGCCGGCGCCCGCCGGCCCGGCGCACGTCGATGCCGACGGCGATGGCGAGCTCGACGACATCGTCACGCCGCTCAAGGGAATGGCGAAGACGCTCGCCAGCAACATGGATGCGAGCCTGGCGGTGCCCACCGCAACGAGCGTGCGCACCATCCCCGCGAAGCTGATGATCGACAACCGCATCGTCATCAACAACCACCTCAAGCGTGCCCGCGGCGGCAAGGTCAGCTTCACGCACCTCATCGCCTGGGCGATGGTGCGGGCCCTGCGCGAGTTCCCGAGCCAGAACGTCTACTACGACGAGATCGACGGCAAGCCCGTCGTCGTCACCCCCGCCCACATCAACCTGGGCATCGCGATCGACCTGCCCAAACCCGACGGCACGCGGGCCCTCATGGTGCCCGGCATCAAGAAGTGCGAGTCGATGGGCTTCGGCGACTTCCTCGTCGCGTACGAGGACGTCGTCAAGCGCGCGCGCGACAACAAGCTCGTCGCCGGCGACTTCCAGGGCAACACGATCTCGTTGACCAACCCGGGCGGTATTGGCACTGTGCACTCGGTGCCGCGCCTCATGAAGGGGCAGGGCGCGATCATCGGCGCCGGCGCCCTCGAGTATCCGGCCGAGTTCCAGGGCATGTCGCAGGCGACGCTCGCCGACCTCGGCATCGGCAAGACCGTCACGCTGACCAGCACCTACGACCACCGGGTCATCCAGGGTGCCGGGTCGGGCGAGTTCCTGAAGAAGGTGCACGAGCTGCTCATCGGCGAGCGCAACTTCTACGAGGACATCTTCGCCGACCTGCGGATCCCCTACGACCCGATCCACTGGGCCCAGGACATCCACGTCGATCTCGCCGACGAGATCAACAAGACCGCCCGCGTGCACGAGCTGATCAACGCCTACCGCGTGCGCGGCCACCTGATGGCCGACGTCGACCCCCTCGAGTACCGCCAGCGCAGCCACCCCGACCTCGACATCTCGAGCCACGGGCTGACCTTCTGGGATCTCGACCGCGAGTTCGTCACCGGCGGCTTCGGCGGCCGGCGCACGATGCTGCTGCGCGAGATCCTCGGCGTGCTGCGCGACACCTACTGCCGCACGGTCGGCATCGAGTACATGCACATCCAGGAGCCGGAGCAGCGCCGCTGGTTCCAGGAGCGCCTGGAGAAGCCCTACCAGAAGCCCACGCACGACGAGCAGATGCGAATCCTGGGCAAGCTCAATCAGGCTGAGGCGTTCGAGACCTTCCTGCAGACCAAGTACGTCGGTCAGAAGCGCTTCAGCCTCGAGGGCGGCGAGAGCGTCATCCCGTTGCTCGACGAGGTGCTGCAGGGCGCCGCCGAGCAGGGGCTCGACGAGGTCGCCATCGGCATGGCCCACCGCGGTCGCCTCAACGTGCTCGCCAACATCGCGGGCAAGACCTACGGCCAGATCTTCCGCGAGTTCGAGGGCACGCAGGACCCGAAGTCGGTGCAGGGCTCGGGCGACGTGAAGTACCACCTCGGCACCGAGGGCGTCTTCACGGCGATGACCGGCCAGCAGGTGGCGGTGTCGCTCGCGGCCAACCCCTCGCACCTCGAGGCCGTCAACGGCGTGCTCGAGGGCATCGTGCGGGCGAAGCAGGACCGCAAGGGCGACGGCTCGTTCAGCACCATGGCCGTTCTCGTGCACGGCGATGCGGCGATGGCGGGTCAGGGTGTCGTGCTCGAGACCCTGCAGCTCAGCCAGCTGCGGGCCTACCGCACAGGCGGCACCATTCACGTCGTCATCAACAACCAGGTCGGCTTCACGACGCCTCCCGGTGAGGGCCGCTCGTCGACCTACTCGACCGACGTCGCCAAGACCATCCAGGCGCCGATCTTCCACGTCAACGGGGACGACCCCGAGGCCGTCGTGCGCGTGGCGGAGATCGCGTTCGCCTACCGCCAGCACTTCAACCGCGACGTCGTCATCGACCTCGTCTGCTATCGCCGGCGCGGCCACAACGAGGGCGACGACCCCTCGATGACCCAGCCGCTGATGTACAACCTCATCGAGGCCAAGCGCAGCGTGCGCACGCTCTACACCGAGGCGCTGGTCGGGCGCGGCGACATCACCGAGGAGGAGTTCGAGGCCGCGCACCGCGACTTCCAGGACCGCCTCGAGGTCGCCTTCGCCGAGACCCACGCCGCGCAGACCGGCACCCTGCCGGTGGTCGGCGGCACGGCGACCCAGCACCCCGACGACGGGGTCGCCGAGCCCGAGTCGACCGCGGTCGACGTGGCGGTCATCCGGCATATCGGCGACGCGCACGACAACATGCCCGCCGGCTTCACCGTGCACGGCAAGCTGCAGGCGATGCTCAAGAAGCGCGTCGAGATGAGCCGCGACGGTCAGATCGACTGGGGCTTCGGCGAGCTCCTCGCCCTCGGCTCGCTGCTCATGGAGGGCACCCCCGTGCGCATGGCCGGGCAGGACTCGCGCCGCGGCACCTTCGTGCAACGCCACGCCGTGCTGCACGACCGCGTCAACGGCCAGGAGTGGCTGCCGCTGGCGAACCTCAGCGAGAGCCAGGCCAAGTTCTGGATCTACGACTCGCTGCTGAGCGAGTACGCGGCGATGGGCTTCGAGTACGGCTACTCGGTCGAGCGCCCCGACGCGCTCGTGCTGTGGGAGGCCCAGTTCGGCGACTTCGCCAACGGCGCGCAGACGATCATCGACGAGTTCATCTCGTCGGCCGAGCAGAAGTGGAACCAGCGCTCGAGCGTCGTGCTGCTGCTGCCGCACGGCTACGAGGGCCAGGGTCCCGACCACTCCTCGGCGCGCATCGAGCGGTTCCTGCAGCTCGCGGCGGAGGAGAACATGACGATCGCGCGGCCGTCGACGCCCGCGTCGTACTTCCACCTGCTGCGTCGCCAGGCCTACGCACGCCCGCGCCGCCCGCTCGTCGTCTTCACCCCGAAGGCCATGCTGCGCCTGCGCGGCGCGACCAGCGAGATCGCCGACTTCACGAACGGCCGGTTCGAGCCGGTCATCGACGACGTCACGGTGACGGATGCCGGCGCCGTGCGCCGGGTTCTGCTGCACGCGGGCAAGATCCACTACGACCTCAAGAGCGAGATCGAGAAGCGCGGCACGACCGGCACGGCCCTCGTGCGGCTCGAGCAGTACTACCCGCTGCCCGAGGCGCAGCTGCGCGCGGCCCTCGACCGGTACCCGAACGCCGAGGTGGTGTGGGTGCAGGACGAGCCCGAGAACCAGGGTGCGTGGCCGTTCCTCGCGCTTGAGACGCAGAAGCGCGGCATGAAGCCGATGCGCGTGGTCTCGCGGCCCGCCTCGGCGTCGCCGGCGACGGGGTCGACGAAGCGCAGCGCCCAGGAGCACGCCGACATCATGGATGCCGCGCTCGCCTAG
- a CDS encoding hemolysin family protein: MGSEWIGVLAGIVLTIGTGFFVASEFSLINLDRSELEARQARGEKRLGPTIAALKITSTHLSSAQLGITLTTLLTGFLMEPAISSLLAGPLTATGLPAAAVPVVGSITAVVLATLLSMIVGELVPKNFALSLPRQTAKVVVPFQWAFTTVFRPAILLLNGSANAILRSMGVDPKEELSGARTAEELSSLVRRSASQGSLDHDTATLLSRTLAFSQLTAADVMTPRPRVEAVERGDSALAVIELARRTGHSRFPVIDESIDDIVGIVHVKQAVAVPRDRRAEVPASALQSEALRVPETMVLDTLLAELRGRGYQMAIVVDEYGGTAGVTTLEDLVEELVGEVSDEHDRARVDVVRSRNWLTFPGILRPDELLDRAGVTVPDDGPWETVGGYLMAELGRLPEVGDTVEIASGTFRIERLDGRRIDRVRFTPVATGEIALPAAAADEGGAR; this comes from the coding sequence ATGGGCTCTGAGTGGATCGGAGTGCTCGCGGGCATCGTCCTGACCATCGGCACTGGTTTCTTCGTGGCGAGCGAGTTCTCGCTCATCAATCTCGATCGCTCCGAGCTCGAGGCCCGTCAGGCGCGCGGTGAGAAGCGCCTCGGCCCAACGATCGCAGCGCTCAAGATCACGTCCACGCACCTGTCGAGCGCGCAGCTGGGCATCACGCTCACGACGCTGCTCACGGGCTTCCTCATGGAGCCGGCCATCTCGAGCTTGCTCGCCGGGCCGCTCACGGCGACCGGCCTGCCTGCCGCGGCCGTACCGGTCGTCGGCTCGATCACCGCCGTCGTGCTCGCGACGCTGCTGTCGATGATCGTCGGCGAGCTCGTTCCGAAGAACTTCGCGCTGAGCCTGCCGCGGCAGACGGCGAAGGTCGTCGTGCCGTTCCAATGGGCGTTCACGACCGTCTTCCGGCCGGCGATCCTGCTGCTCAACGGCTCGGCGAACGCCATTCTCCGCTCGATGGGCGTCGACCCCAAGGAGGAGTTGAGCGGTGCCCGCACGGCGGAGGAGCTGTCGTCACTCGTGCGCCGTTCGGCCAGCCAGGGCAGCCTCGACCACGACACGGCCACGCTGCTGTCGCGCACGCTCGCGTTCTCGCAGCTCACGGCGGCCGACGTGATGACGCCCCGTCCGCGCGTCGAGGCGGTCGAGCGCGGCGACTCCGCGCTGGCCGTCATCGAGCTGGCGCGCCGCACGGGCCACTCGCGCTTTCCCGTGATCGACGAGTCGATCGACGACATCGTCGGCATCGTGCACGTCAAGCAGGCGGTGGCGGTGCCGCGCGACCGTCGCGCCGAGGTTCCGGCATCGGCCCTGCAGAGCGAGGCGCTTCGGGTTCCCGAGACGATGGTGCTCGACACCTTGCTCGCCGAGCTGCGCGGCCGCGGGTACCAGATGGCGATCGTCGTCGACGAGTACGGCGGCACCGCCGGCGTCACGACGCTCGAGGACCTGGTCGAGGAGCTTGTTGGCGAGGTGAGCGACGAGCATGACCGCGCACGGGTCGACGTCGTGCGCTCGCGCAACTGGCTGACCTTCCCCGGCATCCTGCGCCCCGACGAGCTGCTCGACCGCGCCGGTGTCACGGTTCCCGACGATGGCCCGTGGGAGACCGTCGGCGGGTACCTGATGGCCGAGCTCGGGCGCCTTCCCGAGGTGGGAGACACCGTCGAGATCGCGTCGGGAACCTTTCGCATCGAACGATTGGATGGCCGCCGTATCGACCGTGTTCGCTTCACCCCTGTCGCTACGGGTGAGATC